One genomic region from Flagellimonas oceani encodes:
- the fahA gene encoding fumarylacetoacetase, with amino-acid sequence MIIDIPENSDFSIHNIPFGIFSTKDRSPRVGVAVGEHILDLAAVAELDVFDFNTALLEKDTLNDFISLGKEITTRVRKKIQYWLKDDESVLAGKPELFVKQSEAQMHMPVAIGDYTDFYSSLEHATNVGKMFRDPENALLPNWKHIPVGYHGRASSIIVSGQPIHRPKGQTKPNDAEAPVFGPTRRLDFELEMGFICGKETTLGESVSTKNAEDYIFGLVLFNDWSARDTQKWEYVPLGPFLAKNFASSISPWVVTLEALESFKLAGPKQEPEVLPYLQFEGNKNYDINLEVGIQPEKGEETTVCLSNFKHMYWNMAQQLAHHTVNGCNINIGDMMASGTISGKEENSFGSMLELSWGGTKPIKLNDGSERKFIEDGDTVTMRGYAQNGDIRVGFGEVTTKVLPAK; translated from the coding sequence ATGATTATAGATATACCTGAAAACTCAGATTTTTCGATTCACAATATCCCCTTCGGGATTTTTTCCACCAAGGATAGAAGTCCGCGAGTAGGTGTTGCCGTTGGCGAACATATTTTGGATTTGGCCGCCGTAGCGGAACTGGATGTGTTCGACTTTAACACGGCGCTACTGGAAAAAGACACCTTGAACGACTTTATTTCCCTTGGGAAGGAAATCACGACACGAGTACGCAAAAAGATTCAGTATTGGTTAAAGGATGACGAGTCAGTTTTGGCCGGAAAGCCAGAGCTCTTCGTGAAGCAATCCGAAGCCCAGATGCATATGCCCGTTGCCATAGGTGATTACACGGATTTTTATTCAAGTTTAGAGCACGCGACCAATGTGGGTAAAATGTTCCGTGACCCTGAAAATGCTCTTTTGCCCAATTGGAAACACATTCCAGTGGGCTACCACGGCAGGGCAAGTTCCATTATCGTGAGCGGACAACCCATTCATCGTCCAAAAGGTCAAACAAAACCCAACGACGCAGAGGCTCCCGTTTTTGGTCCTACGCGACGTTTGGATTTTGAATTGGAAATGGGATTCATTTGCGGAAAAGAGACGACATTGGGCGAATCCGTTTCCACCAAGAATGCCGAGGATTATATCTTCGGGCTGGTATTGTTCAACGATTGGTCGGCTCGGGATACCCAAAAATGGGAGTATGTGCCGCTTGGCCCGTTTTTGGCCAAGAATTTCGCATCTTCTATATCTCCGTGGGTAGTTACTTTGGAAGCTTTGGAATCTTTCAAACTGGCAGGACCCAAACAAGAACCCGAAGTATTGCCGTATTTGCAATTTGAGGGCAACAAGAATTATGACATCAATCTAGAAGTCGGTATCCAACCAGAAAAAGGTGAGGAAACCACCGTTTGCCTGAGCAACTTTAAACATATGTACTGGAATATGGCCCAGCAATTGGCGCACCATACGGTAAATGGCTGCAACATCAACATTGGGGATATGATGGCTTCCGGAACCATTTCAGGGAAGGAAGAAAACAGTTTTGGTTCTATGTTGGAACTGTCCTGGGGCGGTACAAAACCCATCAAACTAAATGATGGAAGCGAACGAAAATTTATTGAAGATGGCGATACGGTGACGATGCGAGGTTACGCTCAAAATGGCGATATTAGGGTCGGATTTGGCGAAGTGACCACTAAAGTGTTGCCTGCCAAATAA
- a CDS encoding pyridoxal phosphate-dependent aminotransferase, with the protein MQEDIKSIFKPHLVPKEVYKGGKNIPPSHKKIYKLSSNENPLGASPKAVAAMKAALDKIDIYPDQTDIRLREALVQDFDGQLSADQFLCGNSGSEVIDILLRAFINEGDEVIFSNPCFLPYSVFSRWYGANQVDIPLLAPNYHLDMEGILNAITEKTKIIFLTSPNNPTGTYIPKSVMDEFMARVPKNIVVVFDEVYRHFADAEDYVTALPYVLAGHNVVGLNSFSKTYGLAGQRIGYGYTTATIANYVRLIHKPFLLPLTSIEAAIGALNDTEFIAETVKTVLEGRTFIAKAFDELGIKYWPSQANFFIIDPPLPEMEFTDKMMEQGIMVRPVSQFGAPGKVRITIGDKEANEALIKALQQVMP; encoded by the coding sequence ATGCAAGAAGACATAAAATCCATTTTCAAACCACATCTGGTGCCGAAAGAAGTATATAAAGGTGGAAAAAACATTCCACCATCACATAAAAAAATATACAAACTATCCTCCAACGAGAATCCGTTGGGTGCATCGCCAAAGGCGGTTGCGGCCATGAAAGCAGCTTTGGACAAGATTGACATCTACCCCGACCAGACCGATATCCGTTTACGTGAAGCCTTGGTACAAGATTTTGATGGCCAGTTGAGCGCCGACCAGTTTTTGTGCGGGAATAGTGGTTCTGAGGTCATCGATATACTGCTTCGGGCCTTCATCAACGAAGGGGACGAGGTTATTTTTTCCAACCCCTGTTTTCTGCCCTACTCCGTTTTTTCGAGATGGTATGGTGCCAACCAAGTGGACATTCCGTTATTGGCTCCCAACTACCATTTGGATATGGAAGGCATCTTGAACGCGATTACGGAGAAGACCAAAATCATTTTCTTGACCAGTCCCAACAATCCTACGGGCACCTATATTCCTAAATCCGTAATGGACGAATTTATGGCACGTGTTCCCAAAAACATTGTGGTGGTTTTTGATGAGGTCTACCGCCACTTTGCGGATGCAGAAGATTATGTTACTGCACTGCCTTACGTCTTGGCAGGGCACAATGTGGTTGGACTGAACAGTTTTTCAAAAACCTACGGATTGGCCGGGCAACGCATCGGATATGGGTATACCACGGCAACCATTGCCAATTATGTACGCTTGATCCACAAACCGTTTTTACTACCGTTGACATCCATTGAAGCTGCCATTGGGGCATTAAACGACACCGAGTTTATTGCCGAAACCGTGAAAACCGTATTGGAAGGCAGAACTTTTATCGCCAAGGCTTTTGATGAACTCGGCATCAAATATTGGCCGAGCCAAGCCAACTTTTTTATTATTGACCCACCATTGCCCGAAATGGAATTCACGGACAAAATGATGGAACAGGGTATTATGGTTCGACCGGTTTCGCAATTTGGCGCTCCTGGAAAAGTGAGGATTACGATTGGGGATAAAGAGGCAAACGAAGCACTCATTAAGGCATTACAGCAAGTAATGCCTTAA
- the hppD gene encoding 4-hydroxyphenylpyruvate dioxygenase → METSTLPKESNTSEDFMPINGTDYIELYVGNSKQAAHFYKTAFGFQSYAQAGLETGLRDRESYVVVQDKIRLVLTSPLKSGTEIGKHIDKHGDGVKVVALWVEDATQAYNNAMERGAKSYMEPKVEEDKDGKVVRAGIYTYGETVHIFVERKDYNGIFLPGYKKWETPDYNPEPTGLKFVDHMVGNVGWNKMNHWVKFYEDVMGFKNILSFDDKDISTEYTALMSKVMSNGNGRIKFPINEPAEGQKKSQVEEYLDFYEDEGVQHIAVATDDIIKTVRDLRSRGVEFLRVPSTYYDAVTDRVGEIDEDIAPLKELGILVDRDDEGYLLQIFTKPVEPRPTMFFEIIQRKGAQSFGKGNFKALFEAIEREQELRGTLH, encoded by the coding sequence ATGGAGACGTCAACACTTCCAAAAGAATCGAATACTTCCGAAGATTTTATGCCCATCAACGGGACCGATTACATTGAATTGTATGTGGGCAATTCCAAACAGGCCGCACACTTTTACAAAACCGCCTTTGGTTTTCAATCTTATGCCCAGGCAGGTCTGGAAACCGGCCTACGCGACCGGGAGAGCTATGTGGTGGTGCAGGATAAAATCCGATTGGTGCTTACTTCCCCCCTAAAAAGTGGAACCGAGATAGGAAAACATATAGACAAGCACGGTGACGGGGTGAAAGTTGTAGCACTTTGGGTGGAAGATGCCACGCAAGCCTACAACAATGCCATGGAACGCGGTGCAAAATCTTATATGGAACCCAAAGTTGAAGAGGACAAGGATGGTAAAGTGGTTCGCGCCGGAATCTACACCTATGGTGAAACCGTCCATATTTTCGTGGAACGCAAAGATTACAATGGCATCTTCCTTCCAGGCTACAAAAAATGGGAGACGCCCGACTATAATCCGGAGCCTACCGGTCTAAAATTCGTGGACCATATGGTGGGCAACGTGGGATGGAACAAAATGAACCATTGGGTGAAATTCTATGAAGATGTAATGGGGTTCAAGAATATCCTTTCGTTTGATGACAAAGACATTTCCACCGAATACACCGCTTTGATGAGCAAAGTGATGAGCAACGGAAACGGGAGAATCAAATTCCCGATCAACGAGCCGGCCGAAGGCCAGAAAAAATCGCAGGTAGAAGAATATTTGGATTTTTACGAAGACGAAGGTGTTCAGCATATTGCCGTGGCTACAGATGACATCATTAAAACAGTTCGCGACCTCAGAAGTCGCGGTGTGGAGTTCCTAAGAGTTCCATCAACCTATTACGATGCAGTTACCGACCGTGTAGGCGAAATTGACGAGGACATTGCCCCATTGAAGGAATTGGGCATCTTGGTGGACCGTGATGACGAAGGGTACTTGTTGCAAATCTTCACAAAACCAGTAGAACCAAGACCAACGATGTTCTTCGAAATTATTCAAAGAAAGGGCGCACAGTCGTTTGGAAAAGGTAACTTTAAAGCATTGTTCGAAGCCATAGAGCGTGAGCAAGAGCTTCGAGGCACATTGCACTAA
- a CDS encoding type II toxin-antitoxin system ParD family antitoxin yields the protein MNISFTKKQEEYITEQVASGEYQNNSEVIRDALRLHKIYRNKVIDDLRTEIEKGWNSPDSARTVQDIIESKKSG from the coding sequence ATGAACATCAGTTTTACAAAAAAACAGGAGGAATATATTACCGAACAAGTTGCTTCTGGGGAATACCAGAACAATAGCGAGGTTATCCGTGATGCGCTACGCCTTCACAAAATATACAGGAACAAGGTAATCGATGACCTTAGAACTGAAATAGAAAAAGGATGGAACAGCCCCGATAGTGCTAGGACAGTACAGGATATTATCGAGTCAAAGAAAAGTGGATGA
- a CDS encoding type II toxin-antitoxin system RelE/ParE family toxin: MTKGYVLSQEADNDIEHIFEYGEYKFGTSQAITYLIGMSAHFDVIAKNPNIGIERKEIKDELFSFPYKSHVIFYRKMGGYVRIIRILYGGRDLIKILT; this comes from the coding sequence ATGACAAAAGGCTATGTCCTATCGCAAGAAGCTGACAATGACATTGAGCATATTTTTGAGTATGGCGAATACAAATTCGGCACTTCTCAAGCAATTACATATTTAATTGGTATGAGCGCTCACTTTGATGTGATTGCCAAAAATCCCAATATCGGAATAGAAAGAAAAGAAATCAAGGATGAACTGTTCAGTTTCCCGTATAAATCACACGTAATATTCTATCGTAAGATGGGTGGATATGTACGTATTATCCGAATTTTATATGGAGGAAGAGATTTAATAAAAATCTTGACTTGA
- a CDS encoding homogentisate 1,2-dioxygenase produces the protein MPIYHKLGKIPQKRHTQFEKPDGSLYYEQLFGTIGFDGMSSLSYHVHRPTQVKEIGKALDVSPKIAVEKNITSRKFIGFDVAPKDDFLESREPLLVNNDVHVGLAAPRKSVTDYFYKNADADEMLFIHKGSGTLKTFLGNIPFEYGDYLIIPRGMIYQIEFDTEDNRILYAESFHPIYTPKRYRNWFGQLLEHSPFCERDYKLPQDLQTFDEKGEFLMKIKKQGMLHQLVYASHPFDVVGWDGYNFPYGFSIHNFEPITGRIHQPPPVHQTFETGAFVVCSFCPRLYDYHPKSIPAPYNHSNIDSDEVLYYVDGDFMSRKGIGPGYISLHPAGIPHGPHPGTYEASIGKKGTEELAVMIDTFKPLQVTENALKIDDGKYYKSWLE, from the coding sequence ATGCCTATTTATCATAAACTCGGGAAAATTCCGCAAAAACGGCATACCCAATTCGAGAAGCCAGATGGAAGCCTCTACTACGAGCAGCTCTTCGGCACCATCGGATTTGATGGAATGTCATCGCTTTCCTATCACGTTCACCGACCTACGCAGGTCAAGGAAATAGGAAAGGCCTTGGACGTGAGTCCAAAAATTGCGGTGGAAAAGAATATCACCAGCCGAAAGTTCATTGGTTTTGATGTGGCCCCCAAAGACGATTTTTTGGAATCGCGCGAACCGCTTTTGGTGAACAACGACGTTCACGTAGGTTTGGCCGCACCAAGAAAATCCGTCACGGACTATTTTTATAAAAATGCCGATGCCGATGAAATGCTTTTTATCCACAAAGGGTCTGGAACTTTGAAGACCTTTTTGGGCAACATTCCGTTTGAATATGGCGATTACCTCATCATTCCCCGTGGGATGATTTATCAAATAGAATTTGACACGGAGGATAACCGTATTCTGTACGCCGAGTCCTTTCATCCTATTTATACCCCAAAACGCTATCGAAACTGGTTCGGACAACTTTTGGAACACTCCCCTTTTTGTGAGCGCGACTACAAATTGCCACAAGACCTTCAAACTTTTGATGAAAAAGGAGAATTTTTGATGAAAATCAAAAAACAGGGAATGTTGCACCAATTGGTATATGCCTCGCACCCTTTTGATGTAGTCGGTTGGGACGGTTATAACTTCCCTTACGGATTTTCCATCCATAATTTTGAACCGATTACGGGACGCATTCATCAACCGCCTCCAGTTCACCAAACCTTTGAGACCGGTGCTTTTGTAGTTTGCTCGTTCTGCCCCAGACTGTATGATTATCACCCAAAATCCATTCCAGCGCCGTACAACCATTCCAATATTGATTCGGACGAAGTACTGTACTACGTGGATGGTGATTTTATGAGCCGCAAGGGAATTGGTCCAGGTTACATCTCATTGCACCCAGCAGGGATTCCGCACGGACCGCACCCTGGTACTTATGAGGCAAGTATCGGAAAAAAGGGCACAGAGGAGTTGGCCGTGATGATCGATACATTCAAGCCCTTGCAGGTTACGGAGAATGCCCTCAAAATTGATGATGGCAAGTATTACAAATCGTGGTTGGAGTAA
- a CDS encoding flavin reductase family protein yields the protein MIKTIDPTTIPQPELYTILSTAVAPRPICFASTVDAEGKVNLSPYSFFNVFSSNPPVMVFSPTRSGRDNSLKHTHQNVVEVPEVVINVVNHKMAEQMSLSSTAYDKGVNEFVKAGFTEIPSVKVKPPRVGEAPVSFECTVLEVVELAQSPGAGNLIIAQVDMIHINDEYLTDDVLDTEKLDLVGRMGGNWYIRAIKESLFEIPKPIRTHGIGVDALPKGIRESDVLTGNNLGRLGNLEQLPTTEAIKTVIEVDGVKNKSKTELHTLAKALLEEGDTEKAMAYLLFSESL from the coding sequence ATGATCAAAACCATAGATCCAACCACAATACCGCAACCCGAACTGTATACCATTTTGTCCACTGCGGTGGCTCCAAGGCCGATTTGCTTTGCAAGCACCGTGGATGCCGAGGGCAAGGTAAATTTGAGCCCGTACAGTTTTTTTAATGTCTTCAGTTCCAATCCGCCCGTGATGGTGTTTTCCCCAACGCGAAGCGGCAGGGACAATTCTTTGAAACATACGCATCAAAATGTGGTGGAAGTGCCGGAAGTGGTCATCAATGTGGTGAACCACAAAATGGCGGAGCAGATGTCGCTCTCCAGCACGGCTTACGATAAAGGGGTCAACGAATTCGTGAAAGCGGGCTTTACGGAAATACCGAGCGTAAAGGTAAAACCACCACGCGTGGGCGAGGCTCCAGTATCCTTCGAATGCACGGTTTTGGAGGTTGTTGAATTGGCACAATCCCCGGGAGCAGGAAACTTGATCATTGCCCAAGTGGATATGATTCACATCAATGATGAATACTTAACGGACGATGTGCTGGACACCGAAAAATTGGATTTGGTGGGCCGTATGGGAGGCAATTGGTACATCCGAGCCATAAAAGAGTCCTTATTTGAGATTCCGAAGCCTATCCGTACCCACGGTATTGGGGTGGACGCACTGCCGAAAGGAATTCGCGAAAGCGATGTGCTCACAGGCAACAATTTGGGCCGATTGGGGAATTTGGAACAATTGCCCACTACCGAAGCAATTAAAACTGTTATTGAGGTTGATGGAGTTAAAAATAAATCCAAAACGGAACTGCATACCTTGGCCAAAGCGTTATTGGAAGAGGGTGATACGGAAAAGGCAATGGCGTATTTGTTGTTTTCGGAGAGTTTATAG
- a CDS encoding lipocalin family protein, whose product MKKNLFTLLLAAILFASCSSDDGGGSDNGSIVGTWDIVELNFGESVDWDGDGTSSDNLLDEIECFAGTVTFTAEGEYSSATTEINFEATETEFTITCGGPVTASGTYSIDGNTLTATDAEDGGTGESTYSISGDTVTFVGPVQIVDVEAVDGEATVVLVRR is encoded by the coding sequence ATGAAAAAGAATCTTTTTACACTTTTATTGGCAGCTATCCTTTTTGCATCTTGCTCTTCTGATGATGGGGGTGGTTCGGACAATGGTTCCATTGTTGGTACTTGGGATATTGTGGAATTAAATTTTGGAGAATCGGTTGATTGGGATGGTGATGGAACCTCATCCGATAATTTACTGGATGAAATAGAATGTTTTGCAGGTACGGTAACCTTTACTGCTGAAGGAGAATATTCATCTGCAACTACCGAAATCAATTTTGAAGCTACCGAAACGGAGTTTACAATAACTTGCGGTGGCCCCGTTACTGCATCAGGAACTTATAGCATTGATGGAAATACATTGACCGCCACTGATGCTGAAGATGGTGGAACAGGGGAATCTACATATAGTATCTCTGGAGACACAGTTACTTTTGTCGGCCCCGTGCAGATTGTTGATGTGGAAGCTGTTGACGGCGAAGCAACAGTTGTATTAGTTAGGAGGTAG